The following are encoded in a window of Staphylospora marina genomic DNA:
- a CDS encoding lipid II:glycine glycyltransferase FemX, whose translation MLTVSIVDREHYLEFVERHPYRTFLQYPSWADLKSQWKWVGEFLGWFTQDGMMVGGALVLYRKVPGLNKYLAYIPRGPMIDWFSEIPLSEWFRPLFAHLKERHVFSVKMDPPLVRKKWSAETIAHALQEFRSLGLKNRRLTDIRPDQVFNEVEYVGQELREMGWNKNPGEDSFDTVQPQYVYRLNMKGKSLEQIYAGFDVHWQYQIRQAEMEGVLVHVGTERDLHEFHHLLQLEAQRDQAKVRDVVYFEKMFENLILEDPYRVKLYLAKKGDTLVSASLAIRVSGHTWDLYNARLQPVVDDPASILLRWKMIQDAFHQGDRIFDFRGISTTLDEQNGLFELLAFKMGFGGEACELMGEWDYPVIPMLHWAFDMYMKRR comes from the coding sequence ATGTTGACTGTCAGCATTGTCGACCGTGAACATTACTTGGAGTTCGTGGAACGCCATCCATACCGTACGTTTTTGCAATATCCCTCTTGGGCGGACCTGAAATCCCAATGGAAATGGGTGGGTGAATTCTTGGGCTGGTTCACCCAGGACGGCATGATGGTGGGTGGCGCGTTGGTTCTTTACCGAAAAGTGCCTGGACTCAACAAATACCTGGCATATATTCCCCGTGGGCCGATGATTGACTGGTTTTCGGAAATACCGCTCTCGGAGTGGTTTCGTCCGTTGTTTGCACACCTGAAAGAGCGACATGTGTTCAGCGTGAAAATGGATCCTCCCCTCGTGCGGAAAAAGTGGTCCGCGGAGACCATCGCTCACGCATTGCAGGAGTTTCGTTCACTCGGGCTGAAAAACCGTCGGCTCACCGACATCCGCCCCGACCAGGTATTCAACGAAGTGGAGTATGTCGGGCAAGAGCTCCGGGAGATGGGGTGGAACAAGAATCCCGGAGAAGACAGTTTTGATACCGTACAGCCTCAATACGTGTATCGCCTGAACATGAAGGGAAAATCATTGGAGCAGATTTACGCGGGCTTCGATGTTCACTGGCAATATCAAATCCGCCAGGCGGAAATGGAAGGAGTTCTCGTCCATGTGGGCACGGAGCGGGATCTGCATGAATTTCACCACTTGCTCCAGCTTGAAGCGCAACGGGATCAGGCAAAAGTCCGGGATGTGGTGTATTTTGAGAAAATGTTCGAAAACCTGATCCTGGAGGATCCTTACCGTGTGAAGCTGTATCTCGCCAAAAAAGGGGACACGCTGGTCAGCGCCTCGTTGGCCATCCGGGTGTCCGGACACACCTGGGACCTTTACAACGCACGACTGCAACCTGTCGTGGATGATCCGGCAAGCATTCTTTTGCGGTGGAAAATGATTCAGGATGCTTTTCATCAAGGAGATCGGATCTTTGATTTTCGTGGCATCAGCACCACGCTGGATGAGCAAAACGGGCTGTTTGAATTGCTCGCATTCAAGATGGGGTTCGGAGGGGAAGCGTGCGAACTGATGGGCGAGTGGGATTATCCGGTCATCCCCATGCTTCATTGGGCGTTTGACATGTACATGAAAAGGCGCTGA
- the lonB gene encoding ATP-dependent protease LonB — protein MNWTALLMFLQVFFSVIIGLYFWNLLKSQQLGRHASDRESRKELEKLRNMRSMSLTEPLAEKTRPSSLGEIVGQEEGIRALRAALCGPNPQHVIIYGPPGVGKTAAARCVLEEAKKNPASPFGKHSRFIEIDATTARFDERGIADPLIGSVHDPIYQGAGAMGAAGIPQPKPGAVTRAHGGVLFIDEIGELHPVQMNKLLKVLEDRKVFLESAYYNAEDPNVPGHIHDIFQNGLPADFRLIGATTRTPEEIPPAIRSRCMEIFFRPLFPEEIEKVASQALKRIGMAYSPDAVKLITRYATNGRDAVNIVQTAVGIAMSEQRDHIEVSDVEWVVNSSRLSPRPDLRMPDSPRVGLVAGLAVHGPNMGSILEIEVSATPAGPGQGSIRLTGMVEEEEVGAHSRKLRRKSMARGSVENVLTVLRGTGLKPDDYHLHINFPGGMPVDGPSAGIALAVAICSAIRKVPVDHLTAMTGELSIHGFVKPVGGIVTKVETARRAGARRVLIPAGNMQDVFRTMEGIEVIPVERVETVLELALLPEKAESEEQEENVAVAATWTTAPVM, from the coding sequence ATGAACTGGACAGCGCTTTTGATGTTTCTGCAAGTGTTCTTCTCCGTCATCATCGGTTTGTATTTCTGGAACCTGCTCAAAAGCCAACAACTGGGTCGCCATGCCTCGGACAGGGAATCCCGCAAGGAATTGGAAAAGTTGCGGAACATGCGCAGCATGTCCCTGACCGAACCGCTGGCGGAAAAAACAAGGCCTTCCTCGCTCGGCGAGATCGTCGGTCAGGAAGAGGGAATCCGGGCCTTGCGTGCGGCGCTGTGCGGACCCAACCCCCAACACGTCATCATTTACGGTCCTCCCGGCGTCGGAAAAACGGCGGCGGCCCGTTGTGTCCTGGAAGAAGCGAAAAAGAACCCCGCATCTCCGTTCGGCAAGCATTCCCGCTTCATCGAAATCGATGCCACCACCGCCCGGTTTGACGAACGGGGCATCGCCGATCCCCTGATCGGTTCCGTCCATGATCCCATCTATCAAGGAGCCGGAGCGATGGGAGCCGCGGGAATTCCCCAACCCAAACCGGGGGCCGTGACCCGGGCACACGGAGGTGTGTTGTTCATCGACGAGATCGGTGAACTTCATCCGGTCCAAATGAACAAATTGCTCAAGGTCCTGGAAGATCGGAAAGTATTCTTGGAGAGCGCCTATTACAACGCGGAAGATCCCAATGTGCCCGGCCACATTCACGATATTTTCCAGAACGGGCTGCCGGCCGATTTCCGCTTGATCGGCGCAACCACCCGGACTCCGGAGGAGATCCCGCCCGCGATTCGTTCCCGTTGCATGGAGATCTTTTTCCGTCCGCTCTTCCCGGAAGAGATTGAAAAGGTGGCGTCGCAGGCCCTGAAGCGGATCGGAATGGCTTACTCGCCCGATGCGGTGAAATTGATCACCCGGTATGCCACCAACGGCCGCGATGCCGTCAACATCGTGCAAACGGCGGTGGGGATCGCCATGTCCGAACAACGGGATCACATCGAAGTGTCCGACGTGGAGTGGGTGGTGAACAGCAGCCGGTTGAGCCCGCGTCCGGATCTGCGCATGCCTGATTCGCCGCGGGTGGGACTGGTGGCTGGTCTCGCCGTCCACGGCCCCAATATGGGCTCGATACTGGAAATCGAGGTTTCCGCCACGCCCGCCGGTCCCGGTCAGGGAAGCATCCGTCTCACCGGCATGGTGGAAGAGGAAGAAGTGGGTGCGCACAGCCGGAAGCTCCGCAGAAAAAGCATGGCACGGGGATCCGTGGAAAATGTGCTCACCGTCTTGCGGGGAACGGGACTCAAGCCGGATGATTATCATTTGCACATCAATTTTCCCGGAGGCATGCCCGTGGACGGCCCTTCGGCCGGGATTGCCCTGGCGGTCGCGATTTGTTCGGCCATCCGCAAAGTTCCGGTCGATCATTTGACGGCCATGACGGGTGAACTCAGCATCCACGGCTTCGTGAAGCCGGTGGGCGGAATCGTGACGAAGGTGGAAACGGCCCGACGTGCCGGGGCCCGCCGCGTATTGATTCCGGCGGGAAACATGCAGGATGTTTTCCGGACGATGGAAGGAATTGAAGTGATCCCTGTGGAAAGGGTCGAAACGGTGCTGGAACTGGCTTTGTTGCCGGAGAAAGCGGAGAGCGAAGAGCAGGAAGAGAACGTGGCCGTTGCCGCAACCTGGACAACGGCCCCCGTGATGTAA
- the lon gene encoding endopeptidase La: MAEKEIRTLPLLPLRGLIVFPTMVLHLDVGRERSVEALERAMVDDNLIVLSAQKEVQIEEPTEEDIYRTGTIAKVRQMLKLPNGTIRVLVEGLKRVKITDYVNTDKCFVVRYEEAEDLDEGGRDTEALMRAVLDHFEQYLRLSKKLSPETYSVVSDIEEPGRLADVITSHLPLKISDKQMILEEVNVRQRLEKLLGILHNEREVLELEKKISSRVRKQMEKTQKEYYLREQMKAIQKELGEKEGRSAEVEELRALLEKLEAPDSVKDKISREIDRLEKIPTSSAEGGVVRTYIEWLLELPWQKETEDDLSLDRAQKILDEDHYGLEKVKERVLEYLAVRKMVRHMKGPILCLAGPPGVGKTSLARSVARALGRNFVRISLGGVRDEAEIRGHRRTYVGAMPGRIIQGMKQAGTINPVFLLDEIDKMSMDFRGDPSAALLEVLDPNQNNAFSDHYIEIPYDLSKVMFITTANAVHNIPRPLLDRMEVIYISGYTEIEKEHIAKSYLLPKQMKEHGLTPDHLQIQSGAILRLIRNYTREAGVRNLERTIGTLCRKAAKMIVSGEKKKVVITARSLEQYLGAEKYRYGRVEETDQVGVATGLAWTEAGGDTLSIEVSLLPGKGKLTLTGHLGEVMKESAQAAFSFIRSRAGELNVDEEFHEKHDIHIHVPEGAIPKDGPSAGITMATALVSALTGIPVSREVAMTGEITLRGRVLAIGGLKEKTLAAHRAGIRRVLLPRDNVKDLEEIPKSVRKDLELIPVAHMDEVLKLALVRDPYAGEES; the protein is encoded by the coding sequence ATGGCTGAGAAAGAAATACGCACCTTGCCGCTCCTGCCGCTTCGAGGACTCATCGTGTTTCCGACCATGGTTCTCCACCTGGATGTGGGTCGTGAGCGATCAGTCGAAGCATTGGAGCGAGCCATGGTGGACGATAATCTGATCGTGCTCTCTGCGCAAAAAGAGGTGCAAATCGAAGAGCCGACGGAAGAGGACATTTACCGGACCGGAACGATTGCCAAAGTTCGTCAGATGCTGAAGCTTCCCAACGGAACCATTCGCGTGTTGGTGGAAGGTTTGAAGCGGGTCAAGATTACGGATTACGTGAACACCGACAAGTGCTTCGTGGTCCGTTACGAGGAAGCCGAGGATCTGGACGAGGGCGGTCGCGACACGGAAGCCCTGATGCGTGCCGTGCTCGATCACTTTGAACAATATTTGCGCCTTTCCAAAAAGCTGTCGCCGGAAACGTATTCGGTCGTCTCCGACATCGAAGAACCCGGTCGGCTGGCGGACGTGATCACTTCCCATCTGCCGCTCAAGATTTCGGACAAACAGATGATTCTGGAAGAAGTCAACGTTCGTCAGCGCCTTGAGAAATTGCTCGGCATCCTGCACAATGAGCGGGAAGTGCTGGAACTGGAGAAGAAAATCAGCAGCCGGGTTCGCAAACAGATGGAAAAGACGCAGAAAGAATATTATCTGCGTGAACAGATGAAGGCCATTCAGAAAGAGCTCGGGGAAAAAGAAGGACGCAGCGCGGAAGTGGAAGAACTGCGTGCGCTTCTTGAGAAGCTGGAGGCCCCCGATTCCGTGAAGGATAAAATCTCCCGCGAAATTGACCGGTTGGAGAAGATCCCCACCAGCTCGGCGGAAGGCGGCGTGGTTCGCACGTACATCGAGTGGCTGTTGGAACTTCCCTGGCAGAAGGAAACGGAAGATGACCTGAGTCTGGACCGGGCGCAAAAAATCCTCGATGAAGATCACTACGGACTGGAAAAAGTGAAGGAACGGGTCCTGGAATACCTGGCCGTCCGCAAAATGGTCCGTCACATGAAGGGACCCATTCTGTGCCTGGCCGGGCCGCCCGGGGTGGGGAAAACGTCGCTGGCCCGTTCCGTCGCCCGGGCACTGGGACGCAATTTTGTGCGGATTTCGCTGGGAGGCGTGCGGGATGAAGCGGAGATCCGGGGACACCGGCGCACTTATGTGGGGGCGATGCCGGGACGGATCATCCAGGGCATGAAGCAGGCCGGAACGATCAATCCGGTGTTTCTGCTGGATGAAATCGACAAAATGTCGATGGATTTCCGGGGAGATCCTTCGGCAGCCCTGCTTGAAGTTCTCGATCCCAACCAGAACAACGCTTTCAGCGATCACTACATCGAGATTCCGTATGATCTGTCCAAGGTGATGTTCATCACCACGGCCAACGCGGTTCACAACATCCCCCGTCCGCTTCTGGACCGGATGGAAGTGATCTACATCTCCGGCTACACGGAGATTGAAAAGGAACATATCGCCAAGTCCTATCTGCTTCCCAAACAGATGAAGGAACACGGTCTCACACCGGATCACTTGCAGATCCAGAGCGGGGCCATCCTTCGGCTCATCCGCAATTACACGCGTGAAGCGGGCGTCCGCAATCTCGAAAGGACGATCGGTACGCTTTGTCGCAAGGCTGCCAAAATGATCGTATCCGGGGAAAAGAAGAAAGTGGTCATCACGGCCAGAAGCCTGGAACAGTATTTGGGGGCGGAAAAATACCGGTACGGTCGGGTGGAAGAGACCGATCAGGTCGGAGTGGCCACCGGTCTTGCTTGGACGGAAGCGGGAGGTGACACTTTGTCGATCGAAGTGTCGCTTCTTCCGGGCAAAGGAAAGCTGACGCTGACGGGTCATCTCGGAGAAGTGATGAAAGAGTCCGCGCAGGCCGCATTCAGTTTTATTCGCTCGCGGGCCGGTGAGCTGAACGTTGACGAGGAATTTCATGAGAAACACGACATCCATATCCACGTTCCCGAAGGAGCGATTCCCAAGGACGGACCTTCGGCGGGGATCACCATGGCCACGGCTCTTGTTTCGGCGCTTACAGGCATTCCGGTTTCCCGGGAAGTGGCGATGACCGGGGAGATCACGCTGAGAGGACGAGTGCTCGCCATCGGCGGCCTCAAAGAAAAAACGCTGGCCGCTCATCGTGCCGGAATTCGAAGAGTGCTTCTGCCCCGGGATAACGTAAAGGATTTGGAAGAGATTCCGAAAAGCGTGCGCAAGGATTTGGAACTCATCCCCGTTGCGCACATGGATGAAGTATTGAAGCTCGCATTGGTGAGGGATCCGTATGCTGGTGAAGAAAGCTGA
- the yihA gene encoding ribosome biogenesis GTP-binding protein YihA/YsxC yields the protein MLVKKAEFVTSAVRPDQYPEDALPEIALAGRSNVGKSSLINCLVQRKKLAHTSSKPGKTQTINFYRINGELYLADVPGYGFARVSKSVRQSWGKMMEQYLRRRATLRGVIQVIDLRHPPTADDKQMHQYLQACGIPTIVVATKADKISKGKWQQHLKIVREGLQLPKGESVILFSAETGLGKEELWNAIRVLALDPEEDGTEQDIGGSTGE from the coding sequence ATGCTGGTGAAGAAAGCTGAGTTTGTGACCAGTGCCGTTCGTCCGGATCAGTATCCGGAAGACGCCCTGCCGGAAATTGCTCTGGCCGGGCGTTCCAATGTAGGCAAATCTTCGTTGATCAACTGTTTGGTGCAGCGAAAAAAACTGGCGCACACCAGCTCCAAGCCCGGAAAGACACAAACCATCAATTTTTACCGGATCAACGGCGAGCTGTATTTGGCGGACGTTCCGGGCTACGGCTTTGCCCGGGTGTCCAAAAGCGTCCGCCAGTCCTGGGGAAAGATGATGGAGCAGTATCTGCGGCGTCGGGCCACTCTGCGGGGCGTGATCCAGGTGATCGATCTCCGTCACCCTCCCACCGCCGATGACAAACAGATGCATCAATACTTGCAGGCTTGCGGAATTCCCACCATCGTCGTTGCCACCAAGGCAGACAAAATTTCCAAAGGAAAATGGCAGCAGCACCTGAAAATTGTCAGAGAAGGTCTGCAACTCCCGAAAGGAGAATCCGTCATTCTCTTTTCCGCCGAAACGGGACTCGGCAAGGAAGAGCTGTGGAATGCCATCCGAGTCCTCGCCCTGGATCCGGAAGAAGACGGGACGGAGCAAGACATAGGCGGATCGACGGGGGAATAA
- a CDS encoding D-alanine--D-alanine ligase, which yields MKKKLRVAVLFGGKSGEHEVSLSSAASVIQSMDPDKYEVIPVGITKEGVFKLGRAAMPMIEGNLSQERVKLLQESLQTPLSAGNIDGHGGDTGSVPVPSTQSGEGHLPSFRPGEIDVVFPVLHGTYGEDGTIQGMLEIAQLPYVGAGVLASAVGMDKVVAKQIFSQVGLPQAKYVHFLKSRILKQREEVLDTIERELGYPCFVKPANLGSSVGISKAKNREQLSEALDLACQYDRKIVIEEFIPAHEVEVAVLGNDEPQASVPGEIISSNEFYDYRAKYIDGKSVMRIPADLPAETAERVREMAIRAFKAVDGSGLARVDFFIRKDTGEPLINEINTMPGFTPFSMYAKLWEHSGISYSGLVDRLIELAIERYEEKSKLKTTFEVE from the coding sequence ATGAAAAAGAAACTGCGTGTGGCCGTCCTGTTCGGGGGGAAATCGGGAGAACATGAAGTTTCGCTTTCTTCCGCCGCTTCGGTGATCCAGTCGATGGATCCGGACAAGTACGAAGTGATTCCGGTGGGAATCACCAAAGAAGGCGTGTTCAAGCTGGGACGTGCCGCTATGCCGATGATCGAAGGAAACTTGAGTCAGGAGCGTGTGAAGCTGCTTCAGGAAAGCCTGCAAACCCCTTTGTCCGCGGGAAACATCGATGGCCATGGCGGCGACACGGGTTCCGTACCCGTACCTTCGACGCAGTCGGGGGAAGGCCATTTGCCGTCTTTCCGGCCCGGTGAAATCGATGTCGTCTTTCCGGTATTGCATGGTACATACGGCGAAGACGGTACCATCCAAGGCATGCTGGAAATCGCCCAGCTTCCCTATGTGGGAGCCGGTGTGCTCGCATCGGCCGTCGGCATGGACAAGGTGGTGGCGAAACAGATCTTCTCCCAAGTGGGTCTGCCTCAAGCCAAATACGTTCATTTCCTCAAATCCCGGATCTTGAAGCAAAGAGAGGAAGTTCTCGACACGATTGAACGGGAACTGGGGTATCCCTGTTTTGTGAAACCGGCCAACCTTGGATCCAGCGTGGGGATCTCCAAAGCCAAAAACCGGGAGCAACTGTCGGAGGCTCTCGACTTGGCTTGCCAATATGACCGGAAAATCGTGATCGAAGAATTCATCCCCGCCCATGAAGTGGAAGTGGCGGTGCTCGGAAATGATGAGCCGCAGGCATCCGTACCCGGAGAAATCATTTCGTCCAATGAATTCTACGATTATCGCGCCAAATACATCGACGGAAAATCCGTCATGCGCATTCCGGCCGACCTGCCGGCCGAGACGGCGGAACGGGTTCGGGAGATGGCCATTCGCGCTTTCAAGGCCGTCGACGGTTCCGGATTGGCGCGGGTTGACTTCTTCATCCGCAAAGACACCGGTGAGCCCTTGATCAATGAAATCAACACCATGCCCGGTTTCACTCCGTTCAGCATGTACGCCAAACTGTGGGAACACTCGGGCATCAGCTATTCCGGGCTGGTGGATCGCTTGATCGAGCTGGCCATCGAACGTTACGAAGAGAAGTCCAAACTGAAAACGACGTTTGAAGTGGAGTGA
- a CDS encoding ABC transporter permease subunit, with product MWIKRIWWVPAFIVAVMFIASLPGWIRIAKGNVRTSIDAPPVPRGEAVRQLTKETVEYVKGIWSGESFIYQKRLFSQKEAKIVHEHRNYIEDAGPMFLFSATHLMVTGSLAVFFGVMTGLLLARSGGVVREVLEFLVTVPDFALAFFLQLLMVFIYKRTGVLPGEVFTTESDTAVLLPLITLFLLPFVYTVRQSSAQAYQVLTEDYILLAKAKGLGKTWIWLQHVARNVLPVIEADLVRLSAILTGNLIVIEYLFNSPGVTRFFFHSQVVETYGTMLNHLWMLILLFLITFLTMWGTLGAMKRGMAHD from the coding sequence TTGTGGATCAAGAGGATATGGTGGGTACCGGCTTTCATTGTCGCGGTGATGTTCATTGCTTCACTGCCCGGTTGGATCCGTATCGCAAAAGGGAACGTGAGGACATCCATCGACGCTCCACCCGTGCCGCGCGGTGAAGCCGTCCGGCAATTGACGAAGGAAACGGTGGAGTATGTGAAAGGGATTTGGAGCGGAGAAAGCTTCATTTATCAGAAGCGGCTCTTCTCCCAAAAAGAAGCCAAGATTGTGCACGAACACAGGAATTATATCGAGGATGCGGGACCGATGTTCCTGTTTTCCGCGACCCATTTGATGGTGACGGGATCATTGGCTGTGTTCTTTGGGGTCATGACGGGCCTGCTCTTGGCAAGATCGGGCGGGGTGGTCCGGGAAGTGCTGGAGTTTTTGGTGACGGTTCCGGATTTTGCGCTGGCGTTCTTTCTTCAGTTGTTGATGGTGTTCATCTACAAACGGACGGGGGTCTTGCCCGGGGAGGTGTTCACCACCGAATCGGATACGGCCGTTCTGTTGCCGCTGATCACGTTGTTTCTTCTCCCGTTTGTTTATACGGTGAGGCAGTCTTCCGCCCAGGCGTATCAAGTGTTGACGGAGGATTACATTTTGCTGGCCAAGGCGAAAGGACTCGGCAAAACGTGGATCTGGCTGCAGCATGTCGCCCGAAACGTTCTCCCGGTGATCGAGGCGGACCTGGTTCGGCTCTCGGCCATCTTGACCGGAAATTTGATCGTCATCGAGTACTTGTTCAATTCACCGGGGGTCACCCGATTTTTCTTTCACTCCCAAGTGGTCGAAACGTACGGGACGATGCTCAATCATTTGTGGATGCTCATTCTTCTGTTTCTGATCACCTTTTTGACGATGTGGGGGACTCTTGGTGCGATGAAGCGGGGGATGGCCCATGATTGA
- a CDS encoding ABC transporter permease subunit: MIERTRQGRIRLWTGGAILFLLCVLAMTGPFIAPYSPEFEEPVRFVNGEPVTAPEPPFEDHWLGKDQRGRDLLSLMLYGLRFTLFFVAGVAAVRVGIGLLLGVWSGMSGKDRAEPALRRGPEELLSLSGWFSGIPVIFLLVILLPHLLAEMSVDMSVLMQGLVIAAFGIPPVTSVVRAHTLQLRDRLSVQAAGAMGATRGWIIRKHILPMLRERILILFVQDMILVLNTLGQLSVFQLFLGGSAWDEIAPGEEHAFSNSHEWAGLIGQNKTWVIVYPYLVWIPLLAYMILLLAFFLVARGLELRWREKEGKVPHLDLGFTERYRLAWNLFVYWVGWLAARLAFHWRRIRRPAAWLAFVFGVLLLAALPGALDKLLTEPEVPPGMDQPPVTEVLIQTGEQILAYLAGIFDGSSFVYEQEVSSQYAETVTRSFVEEIRPLFLYSAVHLLAVSLCALILGISAGMAWARSGGWLKSLMEFLVTIPDFIIVMFLQLTVVFVYQRTGWRMAEIYTLNDDDFALLLPFVALFIFPFVLLMRMTANRTLEVLTEDYIRTARAKGLGKLTIYVRHVLSNVLPVVKAELPRMVSILCGNLIIVELLFHSPGITRFLEPGLMRNFTTERQFSLLKPNPLDQYEVLVNTLWCLVLLYLLTWGFLRLVVAGTERWLNRD; the protein is encoded by the coding sequence ATGATTGAACGGACACGGCAGGGCCGGATTCGTTTGTGGACCGGAGGTGCCATTCTGTTTCTGCTTTGTGTGCTGGCCATGACGGGACCGTTCATCGCTCCGTATTCTCCCGAGTTCGAGGAGCCGGTTCGGTTTGTGAACGGAGAGCCGGTCACCGCCCCGGAACCTCCCTTTGAAGACCACTGGCTGGGCAAGGACCAGCGTGGCAGGGACTTGCTGTCACTGATGTTGTACGGGCTCAGATTCACCCTGTTTTTCGTGGCGGGTGTGGCGGCGGTACGGGTGGGGATCGGCTTGTTACTCGGCGTATGGTCGGGAATGAGCGGGAAGGATCGGGCGGAACCCGCTTTGCGACGCGGACCGGAAGAGCTTCTTTCTCTGAGCGGTTGGTTCTCCGGAATTCCGGTGATCTTTTTGCTGGTCATCCTTCTGCCTCATCTGCTCGCAGAGATGTCTGTTGACATGTCCGTTCTCATGCAAGGGTTGGTGATTGCGGCGTTCGGAATTCCGCCGGTGACTTCCGTGGTTCGGGCGCATACCCTTCAATTGCGGGATCGGTTGTCCGTTCAGGCAGCCGGAGCGATGGGAGCCACGCGGGGTTGGATCATCCGCAAGCATATTCTTCCGATGCTTCGGGAGCGGATCCTGATTTTGTTCGTCCAGGACATGATCCTGGTGCTCAACACGTTGGGGCAACTCAGTGTCTTTCAGTTGTTCCTCGGCGGAAGCGCATGGGATGAGATCGCTCCCGGTGAAGAGCATGCATTCTCCAATAGTCATGAATGGGCGGGACTGATCGGCCAAAACAAGACTTGGGTGATTGTCTATCCGTATCTGGTATGGATTCCGCTGCTGGCGTACATGATATTGCTTCTGGCGTTTTTTCTGGTGGCGAGAGGACTGGAGCTTCGCTGGCGGGAGAAGGAGGGGAAAGTTCCGCATCTCGATCTCGGGTTCACGGAACGGTACCGGCTTGCCTGGAACCTCTTCGTGTATTGGGTGGGATGGCTGGCTGCACGGTTGGCGTTTCATTGGCGTCGGATTCGAAGACCGGCCGCATGGCTGGCGTTTGTTTTCGGCGTGCTCTTGCTCGCGGCTCTTCCGGGGGCATTGGACAAGCTTCTCACGGAGCCGGAGGTTCCCCCGGGAATGGACCAGCCGCCCGTCACGGAAGTGCTGATTCAGACGGGAGAGCAAATCTTGGCGTATTTGGCGGGGATTTTCGACGGCAGCAGTTTCGTGTATGAACAAGAAGTTTCTTCCCAATATGCCGAAACGGTAACGCGAAGTTTCGTGGAGGAGATTCGGCCGTTGTTTCTGTATTCGGCCGTCCATCTGCTGGCCGTGTCTCTCTGTGCTCTCATCTTGGGCATTTCGGCGGGGATGGCATGGGCCCGTTCGGGGGGATGGCTGAAGTCATTGATGGAATTTCTGGTTACCATCCCCGATTTCATCATCGTGATGTTTTTGCAGCTGACGGTGGTGTTTGTGTACCAACGGACAGGATGGAGAATGGCGGAGATCTACACGCTGAACGATGATGATTTTGCTTTGTTGCTGCCGTTTGTGGCACTATTCATATTTCCGTTCGTACTCTTGATGAGGATGACGGCCAACCGTACACTGGAGGTCCTGACGGAGGATTACATCCGGACGGCGCGGGCCAAAGGTTTGGGGAAGCTCACCATTTATGTGCGGCATGTGCTGTCCAATGTCCTTCCGGTGGTCAAGGCGGAACTTCCGCGCATGGTGTCGATTCTTTGCGGCAATCTGATCATCGTGGAACTGTTGTTTCATTCCCCGGGGATCACGAGGTTTCTGGAGCCGGGCCTCATGCGGAATTTCACCACTGAGCGGCAGTTTTCCCTGCTTAAGCCCAATCCTTTGGATCAGTACGAAGTGCTTGTCAATACCTTGTGGTGTCTGGTGCTTTTGTACCTGCTCACATGGGGATTCCTGCGACTGGTGGTTGCCGGAACGGAAAGGTGGTTGAATCGTGACTGA
- a CDS encoding ABC transporter permease produces the protein MTDRQRRINVPLWTGSLLLMVFLFVAVFGPWLAPYAPSDEEPLQYVGENPMTSPEPPSKEHWFGKDPRGRDVFSLMLHGLKYTLFFVVTVSLLRVGIGGWTGIWLGMRRPLDEVEKPAGTKGHFRISSGLFGGIPGVVILVLLLSTFSQTLPFREVLLIQGTVLILFGLPPVIASIRTRTEELKRRLSVQAALVMGATRGWLIRKHIYPMLKDTFVILLVQDMIVVLGVLGQLSLFRIFLGGTDIAQEKERIEYWSRSLEWTGLMGQYRDWMIVHPYLVWVPLIAYVALLLVFHLLSVGLERRFRQDHQRHPYL, from the coding sequence GTGACTGATCGGCAGCGACGAATCAATGTGCCCTTGTGGACAGGGAGCCTGCTGCTCATGGTGTTTCTGTTCGTCGCGGTGTTCGGTCCGTGGTTGGCTCCGTATGCTCCTTCCGATGAAGAGCCGCTTCAATACGTGGGAGAGAATCCGATGACCAGTCCCGAGCCGCCCTCCAAAGAGCACTGGTTCGGAAAGGATCCACGGGGACGGGATGTGTTTTCCCTCATGCTGCACGGGCTGAAATACACGTTGTTTTTCGTGGTGACCGTCTCGCTGCTCCGGGTGGGGATCGGCGGATGGACCGGCATTTGGTTGGGCATGAGGAGACCATTGGACGAGGTGGAGAAACCGGCGGGCACGAAGGGGCATTTCCGCATCTCTTCCGGTCTGTTCGGAGGCATTCCCGGGGTGGTGATTTTGGTCCTTCTGCTGAGCACATTCAGCCAGACGCTCCCGTTCCGGGAAGTGCTCTTGATCCAGGGGACCGTGTTGATCCTGTTCGGGTTGCCGCCGGTGATCGCCTCCATCCGGACGAGGACGGAAGAACTGAAACGACGGTTGTCCGTGCAAGCGGCACTGGTGATGGGGGCCACCCGGGGCTGGCTGATACGAAAACACATCTATCCCATGCTGAAAGACACGTTCGTCATTTTGCTGGTCCAGGACATGATCGTGGTTCTGGGAGTGCTGGGTCAGCTCAGCCTGTTTCGGATTTTTCTTGGCGGGACCGACATCGCGCAGGAAAAAGAACGGATCGAGTACTGGTCCCGCAGTCTGGAATGGACCGGATTGATGGGGCAGTACCGGGATTGGATGATCGTGCATCCGTATCTCGTCTGGGTGCCGCTCATCGCTTACGTGGCGCTTCTGTTGGTGTTTCATCTGCTGTCGGTAGGGCTGGAGAGGCGCTTCCGGCAAGATCATCAGCGGCATCCGTATCTGTGA